One region of Deltaproteobacteria bacterium genomic DNA includes:
- a CDS encoding 3-phosphoshikimate 1-carboxyvinyltransferase has translation LSTHDDHRMAMSLSLLEFGGFRPELDNPGCVAKSFPEFWDRWAGVRP, from the coding sequence CTGTCCACCCACGACGACCACCGCATGGCCATGAGCCTTTCCCTGCTGGAATTCGGCGGATTCAGACCCGAGCTGGACAATCCCGGCTGCGTGGCCAAATCCTTCCCGGAATTCTGGGATCGATGGGCCGGAGTCCGCCCATGA